A genomic segment from Fundulus heteroclitus isolate FHET01 chromosome 6, MU-UCD_Fhet_4.1, whole genome shotgun sequence encodes:
- the aqp1 gene encoding aquaporin-1 (The RefSeq protein has 2 substitutions compared to this genomic sequence), whose translation MREFKSKDFWRAVLAELVGMTLFIFLSISTAIGNQNNDKPDQEVKVSLAFGLAIATLAQSLGHISGAHLNPAVTLGMLASCQISLLKAVMYIVAQMLGSALASGIVYGTRPINNTALGLNSLNGVSPSQGVGIELLATFQLVLCVIAVTDKRRRDVTGSAPLAIGLSVCLGHLAAISYTGCGINPARSFGPALILNDFTDHWVYWVGPMCGGVAAAFIYDFLLSPKFDDFPERMKVLVSGPVGDYDVNGGNDATTVEMTSK comes from the exons ATGCGAGAGTTCAAGAGCAAGGATTTCTGGAGGGCCGTCTTGGCCGAACTGGTTGGCATGACCCTCTTCATTTTTCTCAGCATCTCCACAGCGATCGGGAACAAGAACAACGACAACCCGGACCAGGAGGTGAAGGTGTCGCTGGCCTTTGGACTTGCAATTGCAACGCTGGCCCAGAGTTTAGGCCACATCAGCGGAGCCCACCTGAACCCTGCGGTGACCCTCGGGATGCTCGCCAGCTGCCAGATCAGTCTTTTGAAGGCGGTGATGTACATTGTGGCACAAATGCTTGGCTCAGCCTTGGCCAGCGGCATTGTGTACGGGACACGTCCCATCAACAACACTGCACTGGGGCTCAACTCT CTTAACGGTGTCTCCCCCAGCCAAGGCGTGGGCATAGAGCTCCTGGCAACCTTCCAGCTCGTGCTGTGTGTCATTGCAGTGACTGATAAAAGGCGGCGTGACGTCACCGGCTCGGCACCCCTGGCCATTGGCCTCTCGGTCTGCCTGGGACACTTGGCAGCT ATCAGCTACACGGGCTGCGGCATCAATCCGGCCCGGTCCTTCGGCCCAGCTTTGATCCTGAATGATTTCACAGATCACTGG GTGTACTGGGTGGGTCCGATGTGCGGCGGCGTGGCCGCGGCTTTCATTTACGATTTCCTGCTGTCGCCCAAATTCGACGACTTCCCCGAGCGGATGAAGGTGCTGGTGAGTGGGCCCGTGGGGGACTACGACGTCAACGGAGGCAACGACGCAACCACCGTGGAGATGACGTCAAAATAG